In a single window of the Anguilla rostrata isolate EN2019 chromosome 4, ASM1855537v3, whole genome shotgun sequence genome:
- the LOC135252997 gene encoding cortexin-1, with protein MSDVPTLDYEVLSPGPSLPGAPTSPPLAGDNEQKTALAFVGLLLLFLIFLLVRCFRILLDPYSRMPSSSWTDHKEGLERGQFDYALV; from the coding sequence ATGAGCGATGTCCCCACGCTGGACTACGAGGTGCTGTCCCCGGGCCCCTCACTCCCCGGGGCCCCCACCAGCCCGCCGCTGGCGGGCGACAACGAGCAGAAGACGGCCCTGGCCTTCGTAGGCCTcctgctgctcttcctcatcttcctcctggTGCGCTGCTTCCGCATCCTCCTGGACCCCTACAGCCGCATGCCCTCCTCGTCCTGGACCGACCACAAggaggggctggagaggggCCAGTTTGACTATGCGCTGGTTTAG